Proteins found in one Camelus bactrianus isolate YW-2024 breed Bactrian camel chromosome 5, ASM4877302v1, whole genome shotgun sequence genomic segment:
- the TUBA4A gene encoding tubulin alpha-4A chain: MRECISVHVGQAGVQMGNACWELYCLEHGIQPDGQMPSDKTIGGGDDSFTTFFCETGAGKHVPRAVFVDLEPTVIDEIRNGPYRQLFHPEQLITGKEDAANNYARGHYTIGKEIIDPVLDRIRKLSDQCTGLQGFLVFHSFGGGTGSGFTSLLMERLSVDYGKKSKLEFSIYPAPQVSTAVVEPYNSILTTHTTLEHSDCAFMVDNEAIYDICRRNLDIERPTYTNLNRLISQIVSSITASLRFDGALNVDLTEFQTNLVPYPRIHFPLATYAPVISAEKAYHEQLSVAEITNACFEPANQMVKCDPRHGKYMACCLLYRGDVVPKDVNAAIAAIKTKRSIQFVDWCPTGFKVGINYQPPTVVPGGDLAKVQRAVCMLSNTTAIAEAWARLDHKFDLMYAKRAFVHWYVGEGMEEGEFSEAREDMAALEKDYEEVGIDSYEDEDEGEE; this comes from the exons CGTGAATGCATTTCAGTCCATGTGGGGCAGGCAGGTGTCCAGATGGGCAATGCCTGCTGGGAGCTCTACTGTCTGGAACATGGGATTCAGCCGGATGGGCAGATGCCCAGTGACAAGACCATCGGTGGAGGGGATGACTCCTTCACCACCTTCTTCTGTGAAACTGGCGCTGGAAAGCATGTGCCCCGGGCAGTTTTTGTGGATTTGGAGCCCACTGTAATTG ATGAGATCCGAAATGGCCCATATCGGCAGCTCTTCCACCCAGAGCAGCTCATCACTGGGAAAGAGGATGCCGCTAACAACTATGCCCGTGGTCACTATACCATTGGCAAAGAAATCATTGACCCAGTACTGGACCGGATCCGCAAGCTG TCTGACCAGTGTACAGGACTTCAGGGCTTCCTGGTGTTCCACAGCTTTGGAGGGGGCACTGGCTCTGGCTTCACCTCACTCCTGATGGAGCGGCTCTCTGTTGACTATGGCAAGAAATCCAAGCTGGAATTCTCCATCTACCCAGCCCCGCAGGTGTCCACAGCCGTGGTCGAGCCCTACAACTCCATCCTGACCACCCACACCACCCTGGAGCACTCAGACTGTGCCTTCATGGTGGACAACGAAGCCATCTATGACATCTGCCGCCGCAATCTGGACATCGAGCGCCCCACCTATACCAACCTCAACCGCCTCATCAGCCAAATCGTCTCCTCTATCACAGCCTCCCTGCGCTTCGATGGAGCCCTCAACGTGGACCTGACAGAGTTCCAGACCAACCTGGTGCCCTACCCTCGCATCCACTTCCCCCTGGCCACCTATGCGCCAGTCATCTCTGCAGAGAAGGCCTACCACGAGCAGCTGTCAGTGGCAGAGATCACCAATGCCTGCTTTGAGCCTGCCAACCAGATGGTGAAGTGTGATCCCCGTCATGGCAAGTATATGGCCTGCTGCCTGCTGTACCGTGGAGACGTGGTACCCAAGGATGTCAATGCTGCCATTGCTGCCATCAAGACCAAGCGCAGTATTCAGTTTGTGGACTGGTGTCCCACAGGCTTCAAGGTTGGTATCAACTACCAGCCGCCCACTGTGGTGCCTGGGGGTGACCTGGCCAAGGTGCAGCGAGCCGTGTGCATGCTGAGCAACACAACTGCCATTGCCGAGGCCTGGGCCCGCCTGGACCACAAGTTCGACCTTATGTATGCCAAGAGGGCGTTTGTGCACTGGTATGTGGGCGAGGGCATGGAGGAAGGTGAGTTCTCCGAGGCTCGGGAGGATATGGCTGCCCTGGAGAAGGATTACGAGGAAGTAGGCATCGATTCCTATGAGGACGAGGATGAGGGAGAAGAATAG
- the STK16 gene encoding serine/threonine-protein kinase 16 isoform X1 — MGQALCVCSRETVIIDNKRYLFIQKLGEGGFSYVDLVEGLHDGQFYALKRILCHEQQDREEAQREADMHRLFHHPNILRLVAYCLRERGTKHEAWLLLPFFKRGTLWNEIEKLKDKGNFLTEEQILRLLLGICRGLEAIHAKGYAHRDLKPTNILLGDEGQPVLMDLGSMNQACIHVEGSRQALTLQDWAAQRCTISYRAPELFSVQSHCIIDERTDVWSLGCVLYAMMFGEGPYDMVFQKGDSVALAVQNQLSIPQSPRHSSALRQLLTLMMTVDPQQRPHIPFLLSQLEALQPPVQGQDTTQI; from the exons ATGGGCCAGGCGCTGTGTGTTTGCTCTCGGGAAACTGTCATCATTGACAATAAGCGCTACCTCTTCATCCAGaaactgggggaggg TGGGTTCAGCTATGTGGACCTAGTGGAGGGGTTACATGATGGACAGTTCTACGCCCTGAAGCGAATCCTGTGTCATGAGCAGCAGGACCGAGAGGAGGCCCAACGAGAAGCAGACATGCATCGCCTCTTCCATCACCCCAACATTCTTCGCCTTGTGGCTTATTGTCTGAGGGAGCGAGGCACTAAACATGAGGCCTGGCTGCTGCTACCCTTCTTTAAG AGAGGTACACTGTGGAATGAGATAGAAAAGCTGAAGGACAAAGGCAACTTCTTGACTGAAGAGCAAATCCTTCGGCTGCTGCTGGGTATCTGCAGAGGCCTTGAGGCTATTCATGCCAAGGGTTATGCCCACAG GGACCTGAAGCCCACCAATATCTTGCTTGGAGATGAGGGGCAGCCAGTTTTAATGGACTTGGGTTCCATGAATCAAGCATGCATCCATGTGGAGGGGTCCCGCCAAGCTCTGACCCTACAG GACTGGGCAGCCCAGCGGTGCACCATCTCTTACCGAGCCCCGGAGCTTTTTTCCGTGCAGAGTCACTGTATCATCGATGAGCGAACTGATGTCTGG TCCCTAGGTTGTGTTCTATATGCCATGATGTTTGGGGAAGGCCCTTATGACATGGTGTTCCAGAAGGGTGACAGTGTGGCCCTTGCTGTACAGAACCAGCTCAGCATCCCACAGAGCCCCAG GCATTCTTCAGCCTTGCGGCAGCTGCTGACCCTAATGATGACTGTGGACCCCCAGCAGCGTCCTCacattcctttccttctcagtcagTTGGAGGCACTGCAGCCCCCAGTTCAGGGCCAGGACACTACCCAAATCTGA
- the STK16 gene encoding serine/threonine-protein kinase 16 isoform X2: MGQALCVCSRETVIIDNKRYLFIQKLGEGGFSYVDLVEGLHDGQFYALKRILCHEQQDREEAQREADMHRLFHHPNILRLVAYCLRERGTKHEAWLLLPFFKRGTLWNEIEKLKDKGNFLTEEQILRLLLGICRGLEAIHAKGYAHRDLKPTNILLGDEGQPVLMDLGSMNQACIHVEGSRQALTLQSLGCVLYAMMFGEGPYDMVFQKGDSVALAVQNQLSIPQSPRHSSALRQLLTLMMTVDPQQRPHIPFLLSQLEALQPPVQGQDTTQI, from the exons ATGGGCCAGGCGCTGTGTGTTTGCTCTCGGGAAACTGTCATCATTGACAATAAGCGCTACCTCTTCATCCAGaaactgggggaggg TGGGTTCAGCTATGTGGACCTAGTGGAGGGGTTACATGATGGACAGTTCTACGCCCTGAAGCGAATCCTGTGTCATGAGCAGCAGGACCGAGAGGAGGCCCAACGAGAAGCAGACATGCATCGCCTCTTCCATCACCCCAACATTCTTCGCCTTGTGGCTTATTGTCTGAGGGAGCGAGGCACTAAACATGAGGCCTGGCTGCTGCTACCCTTCTTTAAG AGAGGTACACTGTGGAATGAGATAGAAAAGCTGAAGGACAAAGGCAACTTCTTGACTGAAGAGCAAATCCTTCGGCTGCTGCTGGGTATCTGCAGAGGCCTTGAGGCTATTCATGCCAAGGGTTATGCCCACAG GGACCTGAAGCCCACCAATATCTTGCTTGGAGATGAGGGGCAGCCAGTTTTAATGGACTTGGGTTCCATGAATCAAGCATGCATCCATGTGGAGGGGTCCCGCCAAGCTCTGACCCTACAG TCCCTAGGTTGTGTTCTATATGCCATGATGTTTGGGGAAGGCCCTTATGACATGGTGTTCCAGAAGGGTGACAGTGTGGCCCTTGCTGTACAGAACCAGCTCAGCATCCCACAGAGCCCCAG GCATTCTTCAGCCTTGCGGCAGCTGCTGACCCTAATGATGACTGTGGACCCCCAGCAGCGTCCTCacattcctttccttctcagtcagTTGGAGGCACTGCAGCCCCCAGTTCAGGGCCAGGACACTACCCAAATCTGA
- the STK16 gene encoding serine/threonine-protein kinase 16 isoform X3: MGQALCVCSRETVIIDNKRYLFIQKLGEGDLKPTNILLGDEGQPVLMDLGSMNQACIHVEGSRQALTLQDWAAQRCTISYRAPELFSVQSHCIIDERTDVWSLGCVLYAMMFGEGPYDMVFQKGDSVALAVQNQLSIPQSPRHSSALRQLLTLMMTVDPQQRPHIPFLLSQLEALQPPVQGQDTTQI, encoded by the exons ATGGGCCAGGCGCTGTGTGTTTGCTCTCGGGAAACTGTCATCATTGACAATAAGCGCTACCTCTTCATCCAGaaactgggggaggg GGACCTGAAGCCCACCAATATCTTGCTTGGAGATGAGGGGCAGCCAGTTTTAATGGACTTGGGTTCCATGAATCAAGCATGCATCCATGTGGAGGGGTCCCGCCAAGCTCTGACCCTACAG GACTGGGCAGCCCAGCGGTGCACCATCTCTTACCGAGCCCCGGAGCTTTTTTCCGTGCAGAGTCACTGTATCATCGATGAGCGAACTGATGTCTGG TCCCTAGGTTGTGTTCTATATGCCATGATGTTTGGGGAAGGCCCTTATGACATGGTGTTCCAGAAGGGTGACAGTGTGGCCCTTGCTGTACAGAACCAGCTCAGCATCCCACAGAGCCCCAG GCATTCTTCAGCCTTGCGGCAGCTGCTGACCCTAATGATGACTGTGGACCCCCAGCAGCGTCCTCacattcctttccttctcagtcagTTGGAGGCACTGCAGCCCCCAGTTCAGGGCCAGGACACTACCCAAATCTGA